Proteins found in one Pectobacterium atrosepticum genomic segment:
- a CDS encoding L-Ala-D/L-Glu epimerase, whose amino-acid sequence MIEMRYFTESWPIEGAFTISRGSKRQADVVFVALQSGNVTGYGECVPYSRYGESLDRVMEQIASLHSDIRNGLDREALQTILPAGAARNAIDCAFWDLECKQHQQRIWQRLNLPSPTALETAYTLSLDTPDRMHHAAIHNANRPLLKLKLADADDLARVAAVRKGAPLARLIVDANEGWDTERYLTLVPELAALGVTMIEQPFPAGKDDVLADLPRPIPVCADESCHDSQSLTALVARYDMINIKLDKTGGLTEALRLRQYAQAQGLKIMVGCMVSTSLSMAPAFVVAQGADVVDLDGPLLLQRDRTNGLHYNGSEILPPDALLWG is encoded by the coding sequence ATGATCGAGATGCGATATTTCACCGAAAGTTGGCCAATAGAGGGAGCATTTACCATTTCACGCGGCAGCAAACGTCAGGCGGATGTCGTTTTCGTTGCGCTCCAGTCCGGTAACGTGACGGGCTATGGCGAATGCGTTCCTTATTCACGTTACGGTGAATCACTCGACAGAGTAATGGAACAGATTGCCTCACTGCACAGCGATATCCGTAACGGTCTGGATCGGGAGGCGCTACAAACCATTTTGCCAGCAGGCGCGGCGCGTAATGCGATCGATTGCGCATTCTGGGATCTGGAGTGCAAGCAGCATCAGCAACGCATTTGGCAGCGTCTGAATCTTCCTTCGCCAACAGCGTTGGAGACGGCCTATACGCTATCGCTCGATACACCAGACCGCATGCACCACGCTGCGATACACAATGCCAATCGCCCTCTTCTCAAATTAAAGCTAGCAGACGCAGACGATCTGGCCAGAGTTGCCGCCGTTCGCAAAGGCGCACCATTGGCCCGCCTGATTGTGGACGCTAATGAAGGATGGGATACCGAGCGCTATCTAACTCTGGTTCCTGAACTCGCCGCGCTTGGCGTAACGATGATCGAGCAACCTTTCCCTGCGGGGAAAGATGATGTGCTGGCAGATCTGCCCCGCCCGATTCCCGTCTGTGCCGATGAGTCCTGTCATGACAGTCAGTCACTGACCGCCCTAGTGGCGCGCTATGACATGATCAACATCAAGCTGGATAAAACGGGTGGACTGACTGAAGCCCTGCGTTTACGACAATACGCGCAAGCGCAAGGTTTAAAAATTATGGTCGGCTGCATGGTGAGCACATCGCTTTCGATGGCACCCGCATTTGTCGTGGCTCAAGGTGCCGACGTCGTCGATTTGGATGGCCCACTGCTCTTGCAGCGCGATCGCACTAACGGACTGCACTATAACGGTAGCGAAATATTACCGCCCGACGCATTATTGTGGGGATAA
- a CDS encoding D-amino-acid transaminase has product MQRLVYVDGQYLEENEAKISVFDRGFLFADAVYEVTAVIDGKLVDFPDHITRLQRSCRELSLTLPVTAEALKDIHNELINKNDLKEGAIYLQLSRGNAGDRDFYFPSADVKSTLVLFTQARSLVGNPKATTGLHVVTTEDIRWHRRDIKTVSLLAASLAKEYAHANKADDAFFVQDGFITEGSSCNCYIVLHDNTVVTRPLSNDILHGITRQSLLKLAEKDGITLEERCFTPEEAYHAKEIFVSSATMIVLPVVMLDGKTIGDGKPGQITQRLREIYLDMINQQGK; this is encoded by the coding sequence ATGCAACGTCTTGTTTACGTTGATGGACAGTATTTAGAAGAGAATGAAGCAAAAATTTCTGTATTTGATCGTGGTTTCTTGTTTGCCGACGCCGTCTATGAAGTGACGGCGGTAATCGATGGCAAGCTGGTTGATTTCCCCGATCATATTACTCGCCTGCAACGCTCCTGCCGCGAGTTATCGCTTACGTTGCCCGTCACCGCAGAGGCGCTCAAAGATATCCACAATGAGCTGATCAACAAAAACGATCTGAAAGAAGGCGCGATCTATTTACAGCTTAGCCGTGGTAATGCCGGCGATCGTGATTTCTATTTCCCTTCTGCTGACGTTAAATCCACGCTAGTTTTATTCACTCAGGCGCGTTCGCTGGTCGGTAACCCGAAAGCAACAACAGGGCTACACGTTGTCACCACCGAGGATATCCGCTGGCATCGTCGGGATATTAAAACCGTCAGCCTGCTCGCCGCGAGTCTGGCGAAAGAGTATGCCCATGCGAATAAGGCAGACGACGCCTTCTTTGTCCAAGATGGCTTCATTACCGAAGGCAGTTCCTGCAACTGCTACATCGTCCTGCATGACAATACGGTTGTGACCCGCCCACTCAGCAACGATATTCTGCACGGTATTACCCGTCAGTCGCTGCTCAAGCTGGCAGAAAAGGACGGTATTACGCTGGAAGAGCGCTGTTTTACGCCGGAAGAGGCGTATCACGCCAAAGAGATTTTTGTCAGTTCAGCCACCATGATCGTCCTCCCCGTCGTGATGCTGGATGGAAAAACGATCGGCGACGGCAAGCCCGGCCAGATTACTCAGCGGCTACGTGAAATCTATCTCGATATGATTAACCAGCAGGGAAAATAG
- a CDS encoding mechanosensitive ion channel family protein — MNILSSAFLRVCLLAMLMLPVGYASAASADSDPQPAQTDAPVKINVDAELIKLQKQLDSIKQQVSGTNNDSKFGALNDTTQELANNANELSNAVAPQRAQIQAQLDVLGPAPESGSSISETSEVTRKRNSLNAQKAKMDAQIEQIQALRTSAANLSAQIVTLRRSALKTQLALNSGSILGGRFWAPVVAPQAEDVRRLSAFQDQLSDAFTAAWEPDWRYGSAFLILIAMAMSSAGRRYLEKYLAWAGIHWLPEGRLRRSFLATASVISTVVTIGIAVNLIDFTFTRHGEATERVVSFLDALVRQAIFCSMIAGLGRAFLSNQRPSWRLPAIANPVAKAMKPFPVVAAGIILIFGFIEQVTATVGTSVAATIMVNGLSALFLAFTAGTITLKSDQIRRQMVHSGEQPEARSTLSGVIHLAVLATAFSILVSLVIGYISLGRFLAFELVWIGMVFSCLYLFSTFITDICESLFSPNNASGKRMKNSLNLDDRHLAQATLLLSAGGKVFLILMAAVALLNGTFGTTTPLELVQKAVEIWGGKGLETLSIVPAHLVNAVLFLVVGVYVLRSSKRWLEDEFLPKTTLERGIRASLVTLFSNIGYILIILLTLATLGIEWNKLAWIVSALSVGIGFGLQEIVKNFISGLILLTERPVKVGDSVSISGVEGDIRRINVRATEIQLGDRSTVIVPNSQFISQNVRNITMGNPFGVATLALTFPLDIDPEEVRTLLLDAYINHDAILESPAPSVKFSQLNPTGMVLSVTGYVSSPRMVSEAKSDLLFEIIKRLRASNIPLAVPQKMVLENSGLALPDSISGEDK, encoded by the coding sequence ATGAACATTCTTTCATCCGCATTCTTGCGCGTTTGTCTGCTGGCGATGTTGATGCTGCCTGTTGGATATGCATCGGCGGCGAGTGCGGATTCTGATCCACAGCCCGCGCAGACCGATGCGCCAGTAAAAATTAATGTTGATGCTGAGTTGATCAAGCTGCAAAAGCAGTTAGATAGCATCAAGCAGCAGGTTTCAGGCACAAATAACGACAGCAAATTTGGTGCGTTGAATGACACAACGCAGGAATTGGCGAATAACGCCAACGAGCTTTCTAATGCGGTTGCACCGCAGCGTGCTCAAATTCAGGCTCAATTGGATGTATTAGGGCCCGCGCCAGAATCCGGTTCCAGTATTAGTGAAACCAGTGAAGTGACGCGCAAGCGCAACAGCCTGAATGCGCAAAAAGCAAAAATGGACGCGCAGATTGAGCAGATTCAGGCTTTACGTACCAGTGCGGCTAATCTGTCTGCGCAGATTGTTACGCTGCGTCGTAGTGCGCTGAAAACGCAACTGGCCTTGAATTCCGGCAGCATTCTGGGCGGGCGTTTCTGGGCTCCTGTTGTAGCACCGCAGGCCGAGGATGTACGTCGTCTGAGTGCCTTTCAGGATCAATTAAGTGATGCCTTTACGGCAGCCTGGGAGCCAGATTGGCGTTACGGCTCTGCTTTCCTGATTCTGATTGCAATGGCTATGAGTTCGGCAGGGCGTCGGTATCTGGAGAAATATCTGGCCTGGGCGGGAATTCACTGGCTACCGGAAGGGCGGCTGCGGCGGAGCTTTTTAGCCACGGCGTCAGTTATCTCAACCGTGGTAACGATCGGTATTGCAGTGAATTTGATCGACTTTACTTTCACGCGTCATGGCGAGGCGACAGAACGCGTAGTGTCCTTCCTTGATGCGCTAGTGAGGCAGGCAATTTTTTGTTCAATGATCGCTGGGTTGGGGCGAGCATTTCTTTCGAATCAGCGCCCTTCATGGCGTTTGCCCGCGATTGCTAATCCTGTAGCAAAAGCCATGAAGCCGTTTCCTGTGGTTGCTGCTGGAATTATTCTGATCTTCGGTTTTATTGAACAAGTGACGGCGACGGTGGGGACATCGGTCGCGGCAACCATTATGGTGAATGGCTTATCTGCACTGTTCTTAGCGTTTACAGCGGGGACGATCACGCTGAAAAGCGATCAGATTCGTCGGCAGATGGTGCATTCAGGGGAACAGCCGGAAGCGCGCTCGACGTTATCTGGCGTTATTCATCTTGCGGTATTGGCGACGGCGTTCTCTATTCTGGTGTCGCTGGTTATCGGTTATATCTCTCTAGGCCGCTTCCTTGCGTTCGAGCTGGTGTGGATTGGCATGGTGTTCTCCTGCCTGTATTTATTCTCAACATTTATTACCGATATCTGCGAAAGTCTTTTTTCTCCCAACAATGCCAGCGGCAAGCGAATGAAAAATTCGCTCAATTTGGACGATCGGCATCTGGCTCAGGCCACATTGCTTCTGTCGGCTGGTGGTAAAGTCTTTTTGATTTTGATGGCAGCCGTCGCCTTACTTAATGGCACGTTTGGCACTACTACTCCTCTGGAGTTGGTGCAAAAAGCTGTTGAAATCTGGGGAGGGAAAGGGCTGGAAACCTTGAGCATCGTGCCTGCCCATCTGGTCAATGCCGTACTCTTTCTGGTGGTAGGGGTTTATGTCTTACGCTCCTCAAAACGCTGGCTGGAAGATGAGTTTCTTCCTAAGACGACGCTAGAGCGAGGAATCCGTGCGTCGCTGGTGACGCTATTCAGCAATATCGGTTATATCCTGATTATTCTGCTGACGTTGGCGACATTGGGGATTGAATGGAACAAGCTGGCGTGGATTGTCAGTGCGTTGTCGGTGGGTATCGGTTTTGGCTTACAGGAGATAGTGAAGAACTTTATCTCTGGCCTGATTTTGTTGACGGAACGCCCGGTGAAAGTCGGGGACTCGGTCAGTATCAGCGGGGTCGAAGGAGATATCCGTCGGATTAACGTGCGTGCGACGGAAATTCAACTGGGTGACCGCTCGACGGTAATCGTGCCGAACTCTCAATTCATTTCACAGAATGTGCGCAATATTACGATGGGGAATCCGTTTGGGGTTGCCACGCTGGCACTAACGTTCCCGCTGGATATCGATCCTGAAGAAGTTCGGACACTTTTGCTGGATGCTTACATCAACCACGATGCGATTCTGGAGTCACCTGCACCGTCAGTGAAATTCAGTCAGTTGAACCCGACTGGCATGGTGTTGAGCGTTACGGGCTATGTCAGCAGCCCGAGAATGGTATCGGAAGCGAAGAGCGACCTGTTGTTTGAGATCATCAAACGGCTACGGGCATCAAACATTCCACTGGCCGTACCGCAGAAGATGGTGCTGGAAAATTCAGGGCTTGCTCTGCCTGACAGCATTTCGGGCGAGGATAAATAA
- a CDS encoding DUF91 domain-containing protein, with protein MPVHHAIWRVGENPQPLTISKLGSEQLLEKMILNDPTILSDQWMIIGHQEPTLDKGRIDLLAIAPDASLILIELKRDRTPREVVAQALDYASWVDDLTADRLSQIYEKFSGGGNLGDAFKQRFNTELEEESLNQSHQIIIVAAELDPSTERIVDYLSKNGISINVLFFKVFQHGDEQFLSRTWLIDPSETQTNAAQATAVANANAKEPWNGEFYVSFGDPQSRVWEEAQHYNFISAGGGSWYSQTLKQLQPGNRVWVKIPAKGYVGVGIVQSAVEPASSFTINTEEGEKLAMDVLKHSDLYRLNADDPEKSEYFVSVKWLETRSEQEAVNEVGFFGNQNTVCKPTTQKWRHTVEKLKRYFGNWNAEL; from the coding sequence ATGCCGGTTCATCATGCTATCTGGCGAGTAGGGGAAAACCCTCAGCCGCTGACCATCAGCAAACTCGGCAGCGAACAACTGCTGGAGAAGATGATTCTAAACGATCCCACCATCCTCTCTGACCAGTGGATGATTATCGGGCATCAGGAACCGACGCTCGATAAAGGGCGTATCGACCTGTTGGCTATTGCGCCGGATGCATCGCTGATCCTGATTGAACTTAAACGAGACCGTACGCCGCGTGAAGTCGTTGCTCAGGCGCTGGATTACGCCTCCTGGGTGGATGATTTAACCGCCGATCGTCTGTCGCAGATTTATGAAAAATTCTCCGGTGGCGGTAATCTGGGAGACGCGTTCAAGCAACGCTTCAATACTGAACTGGAAGAAGAGTCACTCAACCAGTCGCACCAAATCATCATTGTGGCAGCGGAGCTGGATCCGTCTACCGAACGTATCGTGGACTATCTGAGCAAAAACGGTATCTCAATTAATGTGCTGTTCTTTAAGGTATTCCAGCACGGCGACGAGCAGTTCTTAAGCCGCACCTGGCTTATCGACCCGAGCGAGACACAAACCAATGCCGCACAGGCCACCGCCGTAGCAAACGCAAACGCGAAGGAACCGTGGAACGGGGAGTTTTATGTCTCGTTTGGCGATCCGCAAAGCCGTGTCTGGGAAGAGGCGCAACACTACAACTTTATCAGTGCGGGCGGCGGAAGCTGGTACAGCCAGACGTTAAAACAGCTACAACCGGGCAACCGTGTGTGGGTAAAAATCCCGGCGAAAGGCTACGTTGGCGTTGGTATTGTGCAGAGCGCCGTTGAACCTGCCAGCAGCTTCACTATCAACACCGAAGAGGGGGAAAAGCTGGCAATGGATGTGCTGAAGCACAGCGATCTCTATCGCTTGAACGCGGATGATCCCGAAAAGTCTGAGTATTTTGTTTCCGTAAAATGGCTGGAAACCCGCAGTGAACAAGAGGCGGTTAACGAAGTGGGGTTCTTCGGTAATCAAAATACGGTCTGCAAGCCTACAACCCAGAAATGGCGACACACTGTCGAGAAATTAAAGCGTTATTTCGGAAATTGGAACGCGGAATTGTAA
- a CDS encoding restriction endonuclease subunit S: MTVEKPITDHIAIWSSALQTRSTAGRGSNGKIDLYGIKKLRELILELAVRGKLVPQDPNDKPASELLKRIAAEKAELVKQGKIKKQKLLPEISEDEKPFELPEVWEWVRLSDISEYIQRGKGPKYAEHGSVKVVSQKCVQWSGFKLEQSRWITDESIHSYTKDRFLKDGDVLWNSTGAGGTAGRVIYLPVVKEKLVVDSHVTLIRTVRDNGKFISNYISTYGIQQRFDPKHSNTLLSGTTNQAELNSSVVNSFLVPFPPQREQERINDKAAELMSLCDQLEQQSLTSLDAHQQLVETLLATLVDSQHAEELAENWARISQHFDTLFTTEASIDAIKQTILQLAVMGLLIESAEFSQRSHLKKYLSFGPKNGLSPSEVKYETDVKVLKLGATSYGYLKLQETKYVDIDVKDKSYLFLKKNDILIQRGNSSNFVGCSLLIEEDFDDLIYPDLMMKIRTKDELLPEYAVLWLSSPFARDFMWSKMTGTSGTMPKISKKVVEEIPIAVPPFAVQNQLVIKIKELFLLCGSLTSRLQSVQKTQLHLADALTDAALN, from the coding sequence ATGACCGTTGAGAAGCCGATCACCGATCATATCGCTATCTGGTCTTCTGCGCTGCAAACCCGTTCTACTGCGGGGCGTGGTAGTAATGGCAAAATCGACCTCTATGGCATTAAGAAACTGCGTGAGCTGATTCTGGAGCTGGCGGTGCGCGGCAAACTGGTGCCGCAGGACCCGAATGATAAACCCGCGTCTGAGCTGCTAAAACGTATTGCTGCCGAGAAAGCCGAGCTGGTCAAGCAGGGAAAAATTAAAAAACAGAAGCTGCTGCCGGAAATTAGTGAGGATGAGAAGCCGTTTGAGCTGCCGGAGGTATGGGAATGGGTAAGGTTGAGTGATATCAGTGAGTACATACAACGAGGAAAAGGCCCGAAGTACGCTGAACATGGTTCTGTAAAAGTTGTGTCTCAGAAATGTGTGCAATGGAGCGGTTTTAAATTAGAACAATCTCGTTGGATAACGGATGAATCTATTCATTCATATACTAAAGATCGATTTTTGAAAGATGGGGATGTCCTTTGGAACTCAACTGGTGCTGGTGGCACTGCTGGTAGGGTTATTTATCTTCCTGTAGTTAAAGAAAAACTTGTTGTCGATAGCCATGTTACGTTAATTCGAACCGTTAGAGATAACGGAAAGTTTATTAGTAACTATATATCTACTTATGGGATACAGCAGCGTTTTGATCCAAAACATTCGAATACATTATTATCTGGTACAACAAATCAGGCGGAATTAAATTCTTCTGTTGTTAATTCTTTCTTAGTTCCATTCCCTCCGCAAAGGGAACAGGAAAGGATAAACGACAAAGCAGCAGAGCTTATGTCCCTCTGCGACCAACTGGAACAGCAATCTCTAACCAGTCTGGATGCACATCAGCAGCTGGTGGAAACCCTGCTGGCAACGCTGGTCGATAGTCAACATGCCGAAGAACTCGCCGAAAACTGGGCGCGAATCAGCCAGCATTTCGACACGCTATTTACCACCGAAGCGAGTATCGATGCGATTAAGCAAACCATTCTGCAACTGGCGGTGATGGGATTGTTGATCGAAAGTGCTGAGTTTAGCCAGAGAAGTCATTTAAAGAAATATCTGTCGTTTGGACCTAAAAATGGTCTATCTCCTAGTGAAGTAAAATATGAAACTGATGTAAAAGTCTTAAAGTTAGGTGCGACCTCGTATGGTTATTTGAAGCTGCAAGAAACTAAGTATGTTGATATTGATGTAAAAGATAAATCATATTTATTCCTTAAGAAAAATGATATTTTAATTCAGCGGGGTAATTCATCTAATTTTGTAGGTTGTAGCTTGTTAATTGAAGAGGATTTTGATGATTTAATCTATCCAGATTTAATGATGAAAATTAGAACAAAAGATGAGTTATTACCTGAATATGCCGTGTTGTGGTTATCCTCTCCTTTTGCCAGGGATTTCATGTGGTCAAAAATGACTGGAACGTCAGGAACAATGCCTAAAATAAGCAAGAAAGTAGTTGAGGAAATACCTATAGCTGTCCCTCCTTTCGCTGTTCAGAATCAACTGGTGATTAAAATCAAAGAGCTCTTCTTGCTTTGTGGCTCTCTGACATCCCGCCTACAATCCGTCCAGAAAACCCAGCTCCATCTGGCGGATGCCCTCACCGACGCAGCATTAAACTAA
- a CDS encoding SAM-dependent DNA methyltransferase: MSISSVIKSLQDTMRKDAGVDGDAQRLGQLSWLLFLKIFDTQEEELELEQDDYQFPIPQRYLWRSWAANSEGITGDALLEFVNDDLFPILKNLTAPIDKNPRGFVVKQAFSDAYNYMKNGTLLRQVINKLNEIDFSSSQERHLFGDIYEQILRDLQSAGNAGEFYTPRAVTRFMVNRIDPKLGESIMDPACGTGGFLACAFDHVKDNYVITTEDHKTLQKQIYGVEKKQLPHLLCTTNMLLHGIEVPVQIRHDNTLNKPLSSWDEQVDVIVTNPPFGGTEEDGIEKNFPAEMQTRETADLFLQLIIEVLADKGRAAVVLPDGTLFGEGVKTKIKKLLTEECNLHTIVRLPKGVFNPYTSIKTNILFFTKGQPTKQVWFYEHPYPDGVKNYSKTKPMKFEEFQTEIDWWGNEADGFASREENKQAWKVSIDDIIARNFNLDIKNPYQGETISHDPDELLAQYQTQQAEISELRNQLRDILGAALAGNKGAN; the protein is encoded by the coding sequence ATGTCGATTAGCTCAGTCATTAAATCCCTTCAGGACACTATGCGTAAAGACGCCGGGGTGGACGGCGATGCCCAGCGTTTGGGGCAGCTTTCATGGCTGCTGTTTCTGAAGATTTTTGATACTCAGGAAGAAGAGTTGGAACTGGAGCAGGATGACTACCAGTTTCCGATCCCACAGCGCTATTTATGGCGTAGTTGGGCGGCGAACAGCGAGGGCATCACGGGTGATGCGTTGCTGGAATTTGTGAATGATGATCTGTTCCCGATCCTGAAAAACCTCACTGCGCCGATTGATAAGAACCCGCGTGGCTTTGTGGTCAAACAAGCATTCAGCGATGCCTACAACTACATGAAAAACGGTACGCTGCTGCGTCAGGTGATCAACAAGCTAAACGAAATCGACTTTAGCAGCAGTCAGGAACGCCATCTGTTTGGCGATATCTACGAGCAGATCCTGCGCGACCTGCAAAGCGCGGGCAATGCAGGTGAATTTTATACTCCACGTGCGGTAACGCGTTTTATGGTCAACCGCATTGACCCAAAACTGGGTGAGTCAATTATGGACCCGGCGTGTGGTACTGGCGGCTTCCTCGCCTGCGCGTTCGACCATGTGAAAGACAATTACGTTATTACCACCGAAGACCACAAAACGCTGCAAAAGCAGATCTATGGCGTAGAGAAAAAGCAGCTTCCACACTTGCTGTGTACTACCAATATGCTGCTGCACGGCATTGAAGTGCCGGTGCAGATCCGCCACGACAACACGCTTAACAAGCCGCTCTCTTCGTGGGATGAACAGGTTGATGTGATTGTGACCAACCCACCGTTTGGCGGCACCGAAGAGGACGGCATCGAGAAAAACTTCCCGGCAGAAATGCAGACCCGTGAAACCGCCGATCTGTTCCTGCAACTGATTATCGAAGTGCTTGCCGATAAAGGCCGGGCTGCGGTGGTATTACCGGATGGCACGCTGTTTGGCGAAGGTGTGAAAACCAAAATCAAAAAACTGCTCACCGAAGAGTGCAATCTGCACACCATCGTGCGTCTGCCAAAGGGCGTCTTTAATCCCTATACCAGTATCAAAACCAATATTCTGTTCTTCACCAAAGGTCAGCCGACTAAACAGGTGTGGTTCTACGAACATCCGTACCCAGACGGCGTGAAGAACTACAGCAAAACCAAACCGATGAAGTTTGAAGAATTCCAGACCGAGATCGACTGGTGGGGCAACGAAGCTGACGGTTTTGCCAGTCGTGAAGAAAACAAGCAGGCGTGGAAAGTCAGCATCGACGACATCATCGCCCGCAACTTCAATCTTGATATCAAGAACCCGTATCAAGGTGAAACCATCAGCCATGACCCGGATGAATTGCTGGCGCAGTACCAGACGCAGCAGGCGGAAATCAGCGAACTGCGTAACCAGTTACGCGACATCCTCGGCGCTGCGCTAGCGGGCAACAAGGGGGCGAACTAA